A part of Solenopsis invicta isolate M01_SB chromosome 2, UNIL_Sinv_3.0, whole genome shotgun sequence genomic DNA contains:
- the LOC105207310 gene encoding extensin-1-like, with protein sequence MEKSKSKAPIRKTPTRKAKSEGGFQVIWTAGCGGCADTSTSTTSKKRVSAESPPPTQQPSLPPPLPPTPPPPTPPPPPPPPSPPPIVLAEIPRYLRSGQCMPAPYMEYAQMHSFGYRAPRPRLPPPPVTHKATQVYNPSPAAQVYNPPQPTQVYNTPRATQVYNPPQATQVYNPSPAIQVYNPPQATQLYNPSLAAQVYNPPQPTQVYNPPPAAQVHNPPQPTQEYNTPRAIQVYNPPQATQVYNPSPAIQVYNPPQAIQLYNPLPIAQVYNPPQPTQVYNPPPATQVYNSQQATQVYNPPPATQVYTPPQATQVYNPPPATQVSNPPQVAEVYNPPSASQVYNLPTATQVYNPPQPTEEYNPPIV encoded by the exons atggaaaaaagtaaatcaaaagcgCCAATTCGTAAGACGCCGACGAGGAAAG CAAAGAGTGAAGGCGGTTTCCAAGTAATTTGGACGGCTGGATGTGGTGGCTGTGCTGACACAAGCACATCCACCACATCCAAAAAACGTGTGTCGGCAGAATCACCGCCTCCAACACAACAGCCTTCACTACCACCGCCTCTACCACCAACGCCTCCACCAccaacgccgccgccgccgccgccgccgccatcaCCGCCACCAATAGTTTTAGCGGAAATACCGCGATATCTGAGAAGCGGCCAGTGTATGCCGGCGCCATACATGGAATACGCGCAGATGCACAGTTTCGGATATCGTGCACCGCGACCACGACTACCGCCACCGCCAGTAACGCATAAG GCCACTCAGGTGTATAACCCTTCGCCGGCTGCCCAAGTGTACAATCCTCCGCAGCCCACTCAGGTGTACAACACTCCGCGGGCGACTCAAGTGTACAATCCTCCGCAGGCCACTCAGGTGTACAACCCTTCACCGGCGATTCAAGTGTACAATCCTCCGCAGGCCACTCAGTTGTACAACCCTTCGCTGGCTGCCCAAGTGTACAATCCTCCGCAGCCCACTCAGGTCTACAACCCTCCGCCGGCCGCCCAAGTGCACAATCCTCCGCAGCCCACTCAGGAGTACAACACTCCGCGGGCGATTCAAGTGTACAATCCTCCGCAGGCCACTCAGGTGTACAATCCTTCGCCGGCGATTCAAGTGTACAATCCTCCGCAGGCCATTCAGTTGTATAACCCTTTGCCGATTGCCCAAGTGTACAATCCTCCGCAGCCCACTCAGGTCTACAACCCTCCACCCGCCACCCAAGTATACAATTCTCAGCAAGCCACTCAGGTCTACAACCCTCCACCCGCCACCCAAGTATACACTCCTCCGCAAGCCACTCAGGTCTACAACCCTCCACCAGCCACTCAAGTGTCCAATCCTCCGCAGGTCGCTGAGGTCTATAACCCTCCGTCGGCCTCCCAAGTGTACAATCTTCCGACAGCTACCCAAGTGTACAATCCTCCGCAACCCACTGAGGAGTACAATCCTCCTATAGTATAA